GCCCCAGAGGCTGTATTGTTTtattgccccccaccccacccccattccacGTAAACCACATAAACACGCACCCAAATACACAAGATGTTTTTAAAGGAGCCAAAGTAATGCGGGCATGAGGTTTCCTGGGTATGTGGacatgtgagagagagacagagattgcACATGCtttcacacacatgtgcatgttgCGGAAAGAGCACATAGGAGTCTGCATGACTGTCCATGTGCATTCTCTTTTGTcttgaatacaataaaaatagacACAATCATTTTCCCCCCTTCTGGCTTTCTTCGCTTTTCTTCAAGTTACAAGAAGCTGCAGGTGGTCAGCAGCTCAGCCCTCCTCTTGATTGTCCCTTCTATCCCCGGGGCCAGGCTCAGCCCCTGGTTAGGGGTCACTGAGCAGTGCTCACCACAAAGCCCACCCCAAGATGACTGGTGCACAGTGCAGTGAGAAGGACCCACCTCTTCCGCTGTGCAAGTCTTGGGGCACCAGATGTGCCCAGTTGCGTCTCGTTCCCCAGCTCCTGGCAAAGGGCTCACGCATAGGATGTGCTCAGTATATATCTGGAGAAGGAAGATTGAATGAGGCGACTTGGGGCCAGCCACTTTGCTGCTCTGCCTCAGATTCTCTGCCTGATAAATGAGACAGTtgatttcttgaatttttttctgatgCTATTATGATGCTCTCTGACAAAAATGAAGTGtactaaagtcactggcttgagcgtgggctcaccagcatgtgcgcagggtcaccagcttgagcgtgggatcatagacatgaccgcatggtcactggcttgagcaaagggtcactcactctgctggagccctccggtcaaggcatatatgagaaagcaatcagtgaacagctaaggttccgcaacaaagaattgatgcttctcatctctctaccttcctgtctgtctctgtctgtctgtctgtctctctctctctctctcctttcctctctcactgaaaaaaaaaatggatgggaCTTAGCTCAGAATAATTCTGCTACAAACTCATTGGCTGCTTGCTGGGCAGAAACAAGGTCAAAGAGAAAGGTCCCCTCCCCATCACAACCTTATTGTCtctgccctgagtggggatgtGGGTCTGAGAACCTGGCCTCCGCTTTCAGAAGACCCTCCCCCTCTGTACTCCACCAACAATCTGCCCATTAGTGCTTCAGCCTCCCACTTACCCCAGACCATTTAGTCTAAATATTTGATATGTGTTGCTCTCCTGGGAACCCTGGATGGATGGACTCTGCTCCAACATCTTCTATTCTCTCAATTTTTCTAAATGCATACCCTGTGCTCCCCCAACAAcacctcaaaagattaaaatgtgGCAAAATCAAAACCACTGAGACCCCCTAACCAGGGAGAAGGTAGAGGTGGATTAAAAACTAAATGttgggagaagatattcaccaaCAACATATTCAATAAGgggtctaaaatatatatataagaaactcaCACAACTTACatgcatacaaaaaaaaatctgatttagaaaggacctgaatagactctcctccaaagaagatatacagatgtccaacagacacatgaaaagatgcccaacatcactaatcatgagataaatgcaaaataaaaccacagtgagacacCACTGCACAACTGTCagcatggctatcatcaataaatcaacaaacaagtattggcgaggatgtggaagaaagaaaacactcGTGCACTGTGGGTGGGGGTACAGAtgggtgtagccactgtggaaaacagtagtatggaggttcctcaaaaaattaaaatagaactaccttatgagccagcaattccacttctgggtatttatctaaataaattcaaaacactaatttgaaaagacatatgcatccccatgttcactgcagcattatacacaatagccaagatatggaattAGCCctagtgcccatcaatagacaattaGATAAAGATAtggtaaatatatacagtatatatataatgaaatacgactcggccataaaaagaaatgaaatcttaacatatgcaacaacatggactgacttagagggtattatcctaagtgaaataagtcagactgaaagacaagtaccataggatttcacatacatggaatctaaaaaacaaaataaataaagaaaagagaaactgatagatacagagaacaaccTGATAGTTGccaagatggggggggggggggttggagggctgggtgaaaaagcagaagagataaaaagaaaagaactgaatGTCTTCAGGGAGAAGAGGCCtttggtggaaatataaaatagggGGCCAATGTCCCTCTATCCCCACTAAGCACctgcaaacaaaagaaatagacatGAAGAATCATGTTCAAGTTAGTTATTTTTTAAGCAGAATTTTATAATAGTGAAGAGAAAATGCTGACATGAATCATGAGATTACCTTCCCTGGTCGTTTTTAAAACAACAGACAGGGGAGCGGGGGGATGGACACGTATCTGGTTGGCTCTGTCTTGCTCTGCTTCTTCATGGTGACAAAGGGGAGACTGCACTCACAAATTCACTCAACAGATATTCACTGGATGCCTCCTATCTGTGACACACTATTTAGGTGACAGAACTGTGGTGGTGGACAAACCACGAAACGAACAGTAAACAGATAATCGATGAACTATCTGTCAGATCAAGtgctacagagaaaaacaaaagtaggAGGGATGTAAGGAGAGCagcaggagggggtgagggtgagagTGAGTGACTCTTTAAATAGGGCTGTCAGGACGACCATGTGGGCACTGTGACCTTTGAGCTGAGCCCCTAGAGCCCAAGCTGCAGTGGATTAGCAGGTAGCTGAGGACATCCCAGTGCAGGAAACACTCTGGTGGCTAGGCCTGCACCACAGGTGAGTGCATACTGGGCAAGTTTCTGCAACAGGAAAGAGTAAGGAAGAGGTAGGAAATGAGGATCAAGAGGAAGCATAACCAATCAGAtgggtcatttttaaattttattatttcaggctGCATTTAGGGAACATTTCTACACACCAGGAACAAACCCATGCCCCAggggagtttttgttgttgttttaagtaaAACTAAGTACAGAAAATTTTCAGTAATTAAACCTCTCAGGGGTAACTGCCGATCCCTTTCGGTTAATGAGATATTTTTCAGTCTCTTCTGCTACATCAAGCCATAGACCACCTAACAATTGCATATGGATGGACACTCAAGTTTTCAAATGTAGGCACAGTCATTTAACTTGAGTGTATGTCAAAACCCAACACAAAGCACTCAATGAAAAATACTAACATAATAGGAAATACGGGGTGACATCTTCCTACATAACTCCAAAGATGCTGACATCACAACCTGTTAACACAAAACCCAAAGCCTGCCTGTCCCCACCCAGACCGTCTCTCAGGACAGCCGTTACCTAGTTCTCAGGCACCTGCGGGCCTTCCAAAGCAGCTCAGCTGCAAAGGCTTGGTGATACCTGCAGACCAAGCCAGAGAAAAGGCCTCAGGTTCTGCTTCctgccttctttctccctctccccaccccactgcaGTTCAAGGCCGgcattatatgtttcaagttgAGGTTCAAACAAATTGCTCTTTGCAGGGACTACAACACTTGTTGAACTCAGCAGGCACATTTTAGGACCTCGGCGTGCTGAATCACCAGCTAGCTGCACACTCACTGCTTCGGGTTAGGGCCCCAGGCTGAGACCCCAGCTCCTCCCTGGTAAAGTGGACACCAGGACCACATGGAGAGCACCCTCAGAAGAGGCTCTGGTGATGGTGACATGTCCAGACAGAACAGAAAGAATGATTTTAGCTTCTATCTCCTTGAGGAGATTTGGCCACTCAGCAGTAACTACAAAACCCTCTGCCCTTACCTTTGCAGGATCCCTCCCACAGCTGCCTAATCCCCGCCTTGTTTATTTTGTCAGGAGAGTGTTCATGTTTACCCGTTGAGTATATTCATAAGCATGACAAAGATATTAGAAAATTCCAGCCCTCAGGGAGTCACTGGATTGatagccccaggagctgagggtgAGAAGGCTGCTGCCCAAGGGCCAGTCTGGCTGGTGGACACATTTCCAGTGGTTTCGTTGCTGATCTATACAAATTGGGCAGTTTCACATAACAATCTAAAATCAGAGATGCTCTTGAAAACACCTGGCAGCGCTGAACCCGAATTCCTACATAGAACCAATGGGCCTTCAGACAAAAGGTGCTGGAAGCCACGCCCCCTGgatcagcagccaccagccatCCCTGCATGCTTCCCCATCAGTGCCTGTCCCCGGGGCGGTGCACCCAGACCCCCATCTAGCCCAACCACTGCATCCCGCCAATGGGGAAAGCAGGTCCAGATAACTGTGAATGACTTCCCCAGGGTCACTCAATTAAGTGAAAGTTGAGCAGGAACCACAATCCAGGTCCTCTTCCCAAGACTCCCCCTATTCCCTGGAGCTCTGGTTGGGAAATAAATTGGGCCACATTTGAAGCAGTGTCTCAGATGGTATTAGCTCTGAAGttcttttaattataaatcaTCACTGCAAACTAATGAAAGCATCAAAGCTGTGATACTGGTGTAGACCAGAAGGGCTGGGGAAGTATAACAAGGAGATAGAATATTTCCTGAgggtttttaaatataagtaatctatatttaaaatatcatgatTATAGTGAGGAACAGAGTCGGGCAAAGCAAGCCTGAATTGAAATCGCCTCCTAATTTAACTATAgtgaataaattagaaatgatatgtcttggttttttcttttagaagtctTCTGATGCGAGAGCTCCTGCCCATCATTACATTAATCCATGTTAATACACATAATGAACATAAATGGGTAATTATTGAAGCCTTTCAAGAATCTTTATGACCAGGGCTATTATTTTCCTCATCAGGTAAATGTATAGGCAATCTAAAGCATATTTGTTTACACAGGTAGAAGTATTACAAgcatatgtataatataaaagTAGCACTAATGACCCTAAAGTTAATTCTTTTCCCACTGCATCAATTCAGAATCGAAATGAGTTTCCCTACGTTCGTTATCCTACATACTGCTGGCTTACCATCATAATTCCATCCTGTTTCCCTGGAAGATCCAATTCCACCTGCACCATTTCCACAAACCTGTCACCTTGGAAGGACTTAAAAAGACACCAAAATACCATCAGTAATaatgtaataactgtgtatggtgccaggtgggttctggaaatatcaggggaaccaCTTTGTCAAGtatgattgtttaaccactaggctgtatacctgaaaccaacaCAAGATAATATCAAATATAAACTTTCATTGAAAAAacgtcaagaaagaaaaagaataaagaaactaaACTATTTCTTTGGAAAACTATGTAATCTTGAAAatgacacccccccacacacacatacccccttcaaaaaagagaaaagcatacTAACTAGATGGTGATTTAGGGATCACTGATGTGACAGGCGAAGCATGTCACGtgctttcctccttcctcaccaCCTTAGCAGCCATCTAAGCCTGGGTACCTATACCATCATCTAAGACAAGCTCAGCACAATGCTGTTCAGGAATGCTATAATGTCATCTGAAATCGTGGTTGCTAAAATTAAACCAGCACTTGGCAGAAATTATCATAACACTTTGCGTCACATGCTATGACAGTCAGTAAGAGTGTCTGTGCAGCTCAGGCATCCCTCAGCAGAGCTGTGTGTCACAAGAGAGACCAACCTCTATCAGAGGCCACACAGAGAAAGACTGAGTGGGAGTGAGTCTTTGCAACCTAAAATCACAAAACAGCTGCAGTTTCCAGTTCCTTCACAGGGATCCAGAAGTCACTGCTCTAGTTCAAAGTCCAAACTTCTCTTagccttcctgtcttttttttttttttttaatcagaacaGGGAGGAGGCACTCAACGGTTGGGCAAAGAAAAGGAAGGTTCTACTTTGTCATCTGCCAGAGTGTGTTTTCTCCCTCGCCTCCCCACCACCCTGGGGATCAAGGCAAACTCCTTCTGAGCTAGGAGGGGACACTCCTTAATTACAGGAGGAAGATTTTTAAGGCAGTGGGAAGGCACGCCTCTGCCAGGGCCCGATGACAGCCTGTGTTCTGACAGCTTTTGTTCTTACCTGAAGCAGACCTCAGCTTCCTCACTGCACAGCTCAGGAGTCAAATGTAACTAAAGGGTTAAACAAATTCCTTGGAAACAAGACAAGGAAAGCTTCCTGGAGCTGTGCAGGTGCAGAATTACAGCCTGCCACCGCTCATCATGCCACAGATTCCTAGGTCTGAGAGGGAGCAATGTTTGGCTTGTCTTACTTtgccattttaagaaaaaaaaaaagaaagaaatgaaatgaatgtTCTACTCTTAGCATGGAATtgagcacacaggagatgctctcagtaaatatttctcaaatggTCAACCCACTTTTATCAGATTTCATCAGAGTCTCCTCCTGCCCTGCAACTCCAGCCTGACGATGAGCTTTACAGTTTAGGGCCAGATCAGTGAGCATGACAGCTAAGGGCCATGTTCCCATGTGGGAGTCAGGTCAAAGCTCTGCCCTTGCATGAAGTCATCTTAGCACAAATTTGCACAGTTTAGAATTCCACAAATAATGAATTGCAAAGCTGATGattgtgcaaaatgaaaatgagaaaatgtatcaTTTCTTAACCAATAGAAGGGAAGCAAAGGTATGCAAGACATACAGCAGAATAGTTTGCTCCTTTTTTATTGAGTCACAACACATCAGTACAACAGAGGTCAAACCCGGTTCAGGCAAGGGCATTTAAGCTACACCTGCTAGATGAATAAACCTGTAAAAGGATGTATTCATAGCctaaatcaaattaaataaaCCAAAAGGAAAGCAGCAAAACCCTTTTAAATATCTCAGCAGCCAAATCTTTGTGCACCAAAAAGGgaaaacacaacataaaattgTCCAGTGAAAAGAAAATATGGCCGTTCCTGGAAGGAATTAGTTATGCTTTTAAAAGGTTCCACTGGACGAACTCTTTGCCTACCTGTTCACTTATCCGTGTTAAGCATCTGTGAATTTGAGATCTGTGAGGTTAAAAATGCATTGCATTGCTTGGGGCTGGTAAATGCAGGCACAGTCTATGTACTTGTCTTCAGTCTCCTTCCAGCCAACTGCAAAAGGGGACATAAGCTACAAGTGGCTCCCTCCTAACTAAGCCAGAACTGCCAGTGTGGTCCTGGCAGATGACAGCAGTTGGTCATCTGAACTCAGGGCTCCTAATGGTCTGGTTGTACATTCACCTTTCCTGCTGTAGAAGGCAGAGAATTAATTCGTCTTATTTCTTAGATAAAGCTGGTAATCTGATTTGTCAACGCTTtgttcagaaatataaaattcaatgTCCCCACCCCAAGAATATTATTTATACAACACCTTAATtgtcaaaatattaacaaagagcGTCATGTTAACATTGAGCATGgtgatttggaaaataaattctaaaaacagAATGTAACTATACAGATAAACAGCCCCAAAATACTAAGTGTTAGAATTCCCCAAACTTTGAGGCAAAGATGGAATCATTCTTAGACGGATAAGTTTACAAAGTAAATTAAGCACAGTACAAACCTATCAGCAAATGTTGGTTCATACTATTTCCATTTAATGTttgaaacaaatatttaacaactagtttttaaaaactgctaaTACAggtcatgattaaaaaaaaaacattaaaaaaaaaagaaaaccaacaaaccTTTAGTCTTTCAACAAAATTTATCTGGAATTGTACCTTCTTCCTCTTTATGTTACTGACGACTTTAAGGTGATGTTGGTAACAGCCCAGCACAGCTGGGATTTTGAGCTGTCCCCTCCCTCATTCTACAGCATCAGTTCTTTAAAAAGCTCCAATCTCCGTCCCCCACGGTCTATAGGGCTTGCCAAGGTTTGCGGCCTGTGTTGGTGCCGAAGGGCTCAATGCATTGGGAGAGAGTAAGTGGAAGGAgccaaaagagaaagggaaggtggACAGGGAGGCGACGGAGGAGAGCAGGGGCGGCGACAGTTTGGAGGCAGAGGTGACCACAGGGAGCACCGGTCCAAGGCCGCCGGTAGGGGGCGCTCGCAGGGCGGGCGCCTCGGGATGTGCCGCGGCAAGGCGGCCTTGGTGGTGTGGGTCCGTTGGCGAAGCCGCAGAGCCGGTGTTCCCGTGGCCGTTCTGGGGTAGCAGCAGCGGGTGCGCCACGTGCGGGGGTTGTCCGAAGGCGCTCCCCCAGGGAAGGTGTCCGAGGCCAGCGTGCGCACCGCTCGCCGCTTCCCGCTGGGAGGCGTAGTTGTTAAGATGAGAGACCAGTCGGACTCGAAGTGGGTCGGAAGCATCGAGTCCTTCGATGATGCTCAGGTAGCGGGCGACTTCTGCCAGGCATTCCCGGAACCCCAAACTCCGATAGTCCATCGCCAAGGCGTGCGCGTCCAAGTAGCCTGGggcagagaacaaaagaaaaacctctAGGCTCTGCTCACTGCCCGCTTTTCTTCAACCCCACGGGCAGCCCTTCCCAGTAGACCTATGTCTTGAAAAGACGGCATTCACGGGCTCTTCTGAAAGTCCAAATATTTTGGAGTCGACCAAAATCTGTGCATTAATCAACATGAGACCTATGTGTTCGCTAATGTTAAGTTCAAAGCCCAATTAGAAGCCGCCGAGCAGAAATTAGAATTGTACCCTACCGGCAGATGAAACTATGTTCGTTCCTTTAATGTTTTCCctcaccaacaacaaaaaatacatcaAGGGCAGAGAAACCACAGAGCAGTGAAATTCATTAGACACACAGATGTAAGTTATCATCATGGAGCTTTTAGGCAGTTGGTCCGGAGGAAAGCATTAACCGgctggagacagacacacagaccctgGTCCCCCACCTTCCGTTAGGTTTTCTCTGCTTAACCACAACAGGTTTCTTTCCTCAAAACTCATGTGgcagcatatatttttttaaatcctgtaaAATTACGAccgcatactttaaaaaatatagttttgttcTCAAAATAGCAATACAAAATTGTTGTGAAAGCTATCAGCTCTTCTTAATCACAGCTGTCACAATTTTAGGGCACCTCACACAAAATAGGTATTTTCCAAAAGAAGGTGCATTAACTCAGTGTGCAGAGGGTTGGGGTGAAGAAGTCCCTAGAATAAAAACCCTCCTTGCATTTCAAAGTGCACAGACAGGCCACCGCACACACTATACACggatccctccctgcccccaaagCACACAGTAAAAATAAGGCAGGGATTGCAAAGGTCCTGGCCTGCGCAGTGGCAAAATCTGCCCCAACGCTCAGGGTCCAGGCAGGGGACTAGTGACATGTACCTTTCCCTCCTGCTGTGTGCAGCATCTTCAGGTGATCCACGGTCATCTGCAGGATctcagctttttctagcttagCAGATCCCTGGAGGAGGGAACGGCAAAAGACTGATTTGGCACCACGTGCCCTTGGGGAACAACTTAAAATACATATGCATATTTGTGTTTTGTACATCCTAACAGTACAGACTAAGGTAAAATGAGTTGTCTTCCCAAAATGTGTCGGAATCTGTTTGAATTCTCTCCGAACACAGGCAACACGGTTATTTTCCAAGACCCGCGTGGGGTTCAGATGAATGAGGGGAAAGGAGTCAGGGCACAGATGGCTACAGAGGCCGCGCTACCTACTTTCTCCATTACCTGCTTCTCAAAAGCACTGGGTACCAGCCTTCTCAGCTCAGACAAACTGTTATTGATCCGGTCTCGTCGGCGCTTCTCAATGATCTGCAGAAAGCAGGCAAAACAAAGGAGGATAATTCCATTACGGCTGTAAATCCCAAAGTGAAGAAAGGTGATTCTTtccgttattattattattttttattttttttaaagagcactgTAAAAAGACTCACGCCTCTCCGTCTTTTCCTGGCCAAGATCTGTGAAGACGTAGTTGGGGACATGGAACCTAGGGCCGAACTCAAGTTtctgaatgggaaaaaaaaacaaaacaggaatcgCCTTTAGGTGAGGGTAGGTGATCTGAGGGGTCGCCCTCACTCTCTCCGCACGCAGACTGTTTTGGCAACTTGGACCTGAGAGCACCTAGGGGGTCCCACGCCCCGGGTGGCGGCCAGCCCGGGATGCGCAAAGGTCAGTGCAGGGCACCGGCGCGCCCAGCCCTCGCCGGTTGTCACCGCAGCCAGCCCGCGCTCGCCTCCCGCTCCGGCTCCGCTCTGCTGCTGCCAACTCACCCATTTTCATCTGCACTCTCCTTTTCCACCTCGATGGTTTCGTCCAGCTCGCTGTCCGAGGAGCTGTACTCGGGGTGGGCTCGCTTCATACTGGCTGCGCTGGGGCTCCGGGGAGGGTCTGCACAGCGGGCAGGGAGGAGTTAACAGTAGCAGCGACTCCCGACGCTCGGCTGCTGGCGCTCTGCACACACTGATACCGCTCACGCTCTGCCTCCGGTTAAAGCTCAACCATCCCTTTCCCACGGTGCGCCCCTTCCGAGGGCCCTGGGGAGAGCCGGGGAGTGCAGGGGGCGGGCGAGGGGGCAGgcgagggggcgggggcgggacgGCGGCTCCCGGGCAACAACCTCCTCCCCGCCAATCGGCTCCTCGCTCTGCTGATTGGCAGCCGCTCAGGAAAGGGG
The Saccopteryx bilineata isolate mSacBil1 chromosome 3, mSacBil1_pri_phased_curated, whole genome shotgun sequence DNA segment above includes these coding regions:
- the HEY1 gene encoding hairy/enhancer-of-split related with YRPW motif protein 1; the encoded protein is MKRAHPEYSSSDSELDETIEVEKESADENGNLSSALGSMSPTTSSQILARKRRRGIIEKRRRDRINNSLSELRRLVPSAFEKQGSAKLEKAEILQMTVDHLKMLHTAGGKGYLDAHALAMDYRSLGFRECLAEVARYLSIIEGLDASDPLRVRLVSHLNNYASQREAASGAHAGLGHLPWGSAFGQPPHVAHPLLLPQNGHGNTGSAASPTDPHHQGRLAAAHPEAPALRAPPTGGLGPVLPVVTSASKLSPPLLSSVASLSTFPFSFGSFHLLSPNALSPSAPTQAANLGKPYRPWGTEIGAF